A stretch of DNA from Lysinibacillus sp. B2A1:
CATGCAGCTACATACGTATATATTTAGTTCATTGCAAAAAATTTTATTAGCCTTTGCTATGCAAAAGAAACCGATCGTATGGTTAATGGATGATTTACAATGGGCAAATGGTAGTACACTCGAGATGATGACTCAGCTATTTGAACAACATCGAGCGGGTTATTTTATGTGGGTAGCTACGTTTCGTTCGAATGAGGAGGGAGATGTAAAAAAGAACTACAAGTATTTAAATAATTTCCAAGTAAATCAGCATATTGAGATAGATTTTCTTGAGGAAGAAGATGTACAGTTATGGCTGGAGGATTCATTACATGCTAAGCCAAATACTATTAAACTGATTTCTACACAATTATTTCGTTTGACAAAAGGGAATCCGTTATTTGTGAAAGAAGCTTTTCGCTCCTTACAGCAAAATAATACTATTTATTTCAATACAGAAACAAAAGAGTGGCAATTTAGTATTCATAAATACAATCAGTCCTTTTTTAATAATGAATTACTGACTTTTATAGAAAATAGAATGGCTACACTAGATAAAGACGCCCAACGGATTTTGAGAATCATCTCTTGTTTTGGTCAAAGCTTTGAGTTTAGTTCCTTATTAAAGCTAGTTTCTATCTCAGCCCAAGATTTACTGAAGCTTTTGGGTGTACTTGTAGAGCATGGCTTTATTGTGCCAATGGATGCCCATTTTAAATGGGCTAGTAAGTTCGAACATGAAGGTATTTTACATACATTTCATATGAAGTTTCAATTTGTACATGATCGTATTCAGCAAGTAGCTTATCAGGATTTATCTGAAAAAGAACGGACAAAGCTTCATTATCAAATCGGGAAATTACTAACGAGAAATATCCCGAATATAGTGGATAGCTATCATTTAAGTGAAGTAGTGAAACATTTTAACTATGGTCAGCAATTGTTGAATGCTGACGAAAAACAAAATTTAGCAATATGGAATTATAAGCTGGGTATTGAGGCAAAAAGAATTGGGCTGTTTGACAGTGCCATCTCCTTCTTAACTACGAGTATAGAGCTGCTTCCAGATAATCATTGGAAGTCTTTTCGTGAAATGTCTGTAAAAATATATGCTAACTTAGGAGAGTGCGCATATTTAGTTGGACGTTATGATATATCAGAAATTCATTTATCGGAAGCATTACAGCATTCAAAAACAGTTTTAGAAAAGCTATTAATTTATAATTTAAAAACCTTGCTATATATCGAATCAGATAATCCCTTAGTAGGAGTTGAGGCTGGCATAGAAGGTCTGCAAATTACCAATATGAATATTGCAGAGCATCCCTCAAAAATTCAACTTTTAAAGGAATACCTATTATTAAGAAAAGCTTTGCACAATAAGACTGATGTAGATCTTTTAAAGTTTCCACCAATTCAAAATAAAGAAATGGATACGTTAATTCATTTAATTATCAATATGACGGCAAGTACATTTTTGCTCAATCCTAATTTAACAGGTATTTTATTAATGAGAGGGCTGCGACTACAGCTTAAATATGGGAACGGAACTAAAAGTGGTGTTGTGTATATTAACTATGCCATGCTTTTAAATGCTGGCTTTAATAATATTCAAGATTCTACACGCTTTGGAAAAATGGCAATCGCCTTTGCTGAGAATCAGAATAATATTTATATCAAAGGCCGTATATATTTTGTCTATGGCATATTTATTAATCATTGGACAAATCCATATGAATCCAGTCTTCAATATATTCAAAAGGCTCAACACAATAGTCAGGAGATTGGCTTGCATCATTTGGTCTCTGCTGCTTCTTGTTTTATCGTAGCCATCCAATTCATTAATGGAACGCCTATTCAGGATTTACAGCAGGAAATTCAGCGCCAGCAGCAGGAGTTTTCCATTCATGCAAGTGCATTATCAATAGACTTTTTAGCTGAAATGGGGTTATGGATGAATGTGCTTCAAAATCCTGACTATCCTATTAACTGGTCATATCCTTTCGCTATATTAGACCAGCCCGTTATTAAAATGATGCATTATTCTGTTCGTTTGCAAATGTCATTCTTATTGGGTGATGAACAGCAAGGGAAAGAGTTACTGGAGATATTGAAGGTGATAGAAAAAGAAATGTATACTTTGCCAATCACGCCTATTTTTTATTTTTATCGTGCTCTATGGCAATTTCATTTTATTCATCAAAAGCTATATTCCTCAAAAACAGAATTAAGAGCATATAGGGTGGAGATCAGTAAAAGTATTCGCGAATTTAAAAAATGGGCTCAATATGCACCTGAAAACTATGAACATCTCTATTGTTTATTAGTAGCCGAGAATTATCGAATGAAAAAACAGAGTGAGAATGCCATTCTTTATTATGATCGGGCAATCCAGCTTGCACAAATGAATAATTTTCTTCAAGATGCAGCTATTGCTTATGAACGAGCAGCTAACTACTATCATTCTATCCATAATAAAAAAACGGCCAGACATTATATTTTATGTGGTATACAGCTAATACAGGAGTGGGGAGCCAATACGATCGCTAGGCATTGGGAAAAGGTGTATCATGCCAATCACGTACCAAAAGGCCAAAGTAGTGGAACCGTATCATTTGATATGATGACTGTTTTCGAGACGACTCAGTCCTTAGCAACAGAAATCCGGATGGAGGATTTGCTTCGTAAAATATTATTTGCCTTATTAAAACATGCTGGTGCAGATATCGGGTATTTTATCTATAGACATCATGAGCAATTACAAGTGTTAGCACAAGCTGAGGCCAATGAAACTAAATTTACGATGTTTCATGACCAAAAGATTGAAGAATTCAGTGAAACCATGCAATCCATTGTCTATTTTGTTTTACAAAGCGGAGAACAACTGATTATTCAAAATACACAATCACAGAGTGTTTATCTTAGTGCATTTTCAGCGGCTAAGTCTATCTTATGTGTGCCAATTCATCTTAAAGACGAGATTATAGCCATTTTATATTTGGAGAACACATTAATTACTAATGCCTTTCATCCAACGCATGTAAATTTGTTAAAAATGATCTCTGGCCAAATTGCTGTATCGATTGAAAATGCAAAAATATATGGTGAGTTAGAAAAACGTGTTCTTTCACGGACAAAGGAATTGGATGAAACAAATAGTCATTTGAAAAAGGTCAATGACCGATTAGAGAAAAATGAATTAGAACGGAAAAAATTATTGCATAGTATTTCACATGAACTACGCTCACCTATCACTTCAACCCTAGGTTATATCGAATTAATATTAGACGGGGTTATTAAAGAGGAATCAGAACAAGAGAAATATTTAATCCGTAGTAAGGAAAGGCTACTATCGTTAAATCTATTAATTCAAGATTTATTTGATTTAGCTAATCTAGAAGCGGGAAGAGCAGAATACACCTTTACAGAAGTAAGGGCTATTAATTTATTTCAACAATTTCGATTTCGCTTTGAACGAGAGATAAAGCAATTGGGCTTAGACTATTATGCCGATTTTTACGGTCATCAGGAGGCTCAGCTGCTAATCGATCGTGCTCGAATAAATCAGTTGATGGAAAATTTAATGACAAATGCCATGAAATATACTTCAAATGGCAGTATTCAATTTTTAATGTATGTGGAGGACACACATCTAATCTGTTCCATTTCAGATAGCGGCATAGGTATCCCACAGAGCGATATTCCCTTTATATTCGATAGTTATTATCGAGCATCCAATGTTGATAAAGTAGATTCACACGGAATTGGCCTAGCTATTTGTAAGCAAATTGTGGAACAACATAATGGGGAAATATATGTGGAAAGCATAGAGGATGAAGGGTCCATATTTAGCTTTACATTGCCATTAGTAACAGAAAAGATAACTGTTTAAAAATAAAGTGTTGAGCATTTTACGCTGCTCAGCACTTTATTTTTTATAAACAAATTGGTAACCGAAGCCCCGAACAGTTTGAATCCACTTAGGCTTAGCTGGAACGTCTTCGATTTTACGTCGGAGTGTACTTATATGGACAGAAACCGTTTTTGAATCAGTCACACCATCCTGTCCCCAAACGTTATCTATCAGTTGGTCTACACTAATTACCTTATTAGCATGTTCGATTAGGAAAAATAATAGTAGCTTTTCTTTCGTAAAAAGATTTAAACGTTTACCGTTTTTATAAACATTTTTTTCATCAAAATGAATAACTAAGTTATCAATATGTAATATAGGATTTCTTATGGACGTTGTCTTTCTTTTTAAGTTTGCTTGTATACGAGCAAGTAATTCTTTTGGAATAAACGGCTTTGTTATATAATCATCTGCGCCTACTTCAAAGCCTTCTAGTTTATGGTCAATTAAGTGATTGACAGTCACAAAAATAATAATGGCGTCCGAAACTTCACGAATCCTTCTCGCCAATTCAAAGCCATTGCCATCAGGTAAATTGACATCCAATAAAATTAAATCAGGCTTTTGCTTTACTGCTGCTTCCCAACCTTCGTAAATGGTTGATGCCTTGAAAACTAAATAATTTGCATTTGCAATAGTAAGAGATAGAACCTCCATTATGTCAATATCATCTTCTACGATTAAGATTTTTTCATTTACCACACCTATGAATCTCCTTTCTCTATCTTCTAATATATCAATTTTTAGATAGAAAGGGAAAGAAAACTTCTAGGACATTCGTTATTTTTGACTAGGAAAAATCACATATGAAATACTTATGACGGCATCAATAGTTAATACGATGCTCCAAATTTTCATCATTTGAAATAGGGAAGATGTATCAGTTTGAGGTCCGATATAAAGACTCATTATATATAAAAGTCCAACACCAATGAGAAAAGCTATAACATGTCGAATAAGCATTTTTATCTCATGTTTACCTTTAGCAGCTCCTACAAGCCGTACTTTCTTGTCTTCGGTTTTGAAAAACCAACGCTGAAATAGCTCATCTGCCCAACTAATCATAGTTTTACCATAGGCAATAGAAACACCAATATAAATAGCAGCAATCCCATGTGATATAGAAGCGGGAGTTCCTTTTTTTAAATCTACCGCAGTTAGCAATATCAGTAAGAAATCGATAACTAGTGTTAAAGATAATAAGAAGAGACTTAGCTTTGGTTTTTTTAAAATATAACGGGCTATCAACCCGAGTAAAATGACAATCCAAAAAGCAATTTCTGCTGCAATAATCCATGCAATCATAAAAAACCTCCGACATTTAAAATAAGAAAAACATAGGCTTTTAACAACTAAGAAGAGATTCCGCTCATGATGTATCCATGCAATTGCCACCTCTTTAATCAAGGTGGGCAATTGCAAGAAGTATATCTTCACTGACAGCTTCCCAAAATTGCTGCTGTACAGTACTACAATACATATATACCTCTTTATTTTGAAGATGATTAAAGAGCTCGGCAATCACTTCTTTTTGAAATTGAAGTCGGTGATTTAATACCTCTCGCTCTTCTTCCAGACAAAAAGATTTATATATATCTGTTAGACGCTCCAGCTTTGCCAGTTTTTGTTTTGTTACATCATATTGAGATTGGTGAAAGCGTCCCACAGCTGTAGTCATGGATCGCTTTGCACGATGCTCAGCATTTAACGTTCGATATTCTTCTAAACGCAACGCCACACGATACCAAAATTCGTAACGGCTAGGTAAGTCTCTAAGTTCATAGGTGAGCAAGGACTTTAAAATAAAAGCTACTTGTTCATATGTATCTATCAATTTTTCTGATTCTTTAAAAAGGCCAAACATACAGCCACCCCCGTTTAGTTTAATACAACAAACAAGCAGTGAAATCCTCTAAATTATTAATAGTATTCGTAAATAAATAAACAGTTCTAATAGACTTCAGCTTCAATCACTGTGTTTTACGGGTAGCACTTTCTTTGTTATTGCAAAATTTCTTATTTTCTGCAAAATAATAACGTGTTTTGGAAGAAATATTGAAATAGCATTTACAAAATAAAAACATATGTGTTAACTTAAGATATGTTAATGGTTAACTAAAAAGAGGGGGAGGTTAACGATGCAACATTTTTGGGTTGTTGGAACAGATACTGATGTTGGTAAAACAGCGGTCACCACATTGCTGATGCGTCAATTACAGCGGCAGAACCTACGCGTCACACCTTATAAGCCAGTACAAACTGGTGAAGTGCATGAAAATGATTGTTGCTATTACTATGATACAGCAATATATGAAAAGTATTCTTTACAGGTGCTGAAGCAAGAAAATTTGAATGGATATTCGTTTAAAGAGGCTGCTTCACCACATTTTGCTGCGCAACTGGAGGCGCAGGAAATAAATGTGAGCTATTTATTGCAGCAAATACAGTTGTTACAGCTATCAAACGACATAGTAATTTGTGAGGGAGCTGGAGGACTGTTTGTGCCCTTAGATTTAAAAAGTGAATTAACGCTTCTTGATGTCATTGTTCAAAGTAAGCTTCCAGTTGTTCTTGTTACTCGAACAACACTTGGAACAATTAACCACACATTACTTACAATTGAGGCCTTGCTTACTCGGAATATTGATATTCTTGGCATTGTATTTAATGGAGATTCAGGGAGTTTGATAGAACAAGATAATATGAAAACCATATTACAGTTTCAAGATTTGCCATATGCAAGTATTCCGCAATTCCAAGAGATTTCGCAGCTTGTTGATTATTCCATTTCGCATACTTCATTGTTTGAAAGGTTGGTCAATTATGAAACAAGTGCTAACTGATCTGCAGGCAAGAGATTTACGGCATGTTTGGCATCCTTGTTCACAAATGAAGGATTATGAGCAATTTCCACCTATCGTCATTAAAAAAGGACAAGGTGTATGGCTCTATGATGAAAATAATCATCGCTACTTAGACGCTGTCTCTTCCTGGTGGGTAAATTTATTTGGACATGCAAATCCTAGAATAAGTCAAGTGTTAAGTGATCAGGCATTTACATTAGAGCATACAATCTTTGCAAATTTCACACATGAACCAGCGATTAAAGTAGCTGAAAAATTAGTAGCTTTAACGCCAGAGGGTCTGAATAAAGTATTTTTTGCAGACAATGGTTCGTCCGCAATAGAAGTCGCATTAAAGATGAGTTTTCAATATCATATGCAAACTGGAAAAACGGCGAAAAAACGCTATTTAGCTTTAACGGATGCCTACCATGGTGAGACACTTGGTGCATTATCTGTTGGGGGAGTTGGGCTTTATAATGAAGTATACCAACCATTGTTATTAGATACAGTACGTGCACAAGGACCAGATTGCTTTAGATGTCCTTTTCAAGACAAGCTAGAAAGCTGTCATGCTCAATGTATTCAATTTGTTGAAGAAGAGCTTAACACGCATCATGAAGAAATTACAGCTGTGATTATTGAGCCGCTTATTCAAGCAGCAGCTGGCATGAAAATGTATCCGCCAATCTATTTAAAGCGATTACGAGAGCTTTGCACAGCATACGATGTTCACTTAATTGCAGACGAAATTGCCGTTGGATTTGGACGAACAGGAACCATATTTGCCTGTGAGCAAGCGGGGATTGCACCAGATTTTATGTGCTTGTCTAAAGGTTTAACAGGTGGCTATTTACCGCTATCGGCTGTATTAACCACTGATGACATTTACAATGCCTTTTATGATGATTACGGAACAATGAGAGCTTTTTTACATTCTCATAGCTATTCTGGAAATCCGCTTGCTTGTCGTGTAGCACTTGAGGTATTGACAATGTTTGAAGAGGAGCAGGTTATCGACATGATTCAAAATAAGGGAGAACGAATGCGTGCGTTAGCATTGGAGGCATTTGAGCGATTACCCTATGTTGGAGAGTATCGACAGATAGGATTAGTAGGTGCGATTGAGCTAGTAGCCAATCATCGAACAAAGGAGCCATTTCCAAGTGAGGCGCGTATTGGCTATCAAATTTATCAACGTGCTTTAGCAAAGGGCTTACTGATTCGCCCGCTTGGCAATACATTATATTTTATGCCGCCTTACATTATTTCTGACGATGAAATGCACTTTATGGTTCATACAACAAAAGAAACGATTGTACAATTTTTTGAGGATTGGGAGGGGTTAAATTGTTTAAACGACAATCAACACAGTCACTTGTCATGATCGCGATGTTTGCAGCTTTAACGGCAATTGGTGCATTTATTAAAATACCCTTACCTGTAGTGCCCTTTACACTACAAATTGTCTTTGTTTTTTTAGCTGGAAGCTTACTTGGCAGTCGTAATGGATTTCAAAGTCAGCTCGTTTACATAGGGGTTGGTTTAGTTGGATTACCTGTTTTTACACAGGGGGGAGGCATTACCTATGTATTGCAGCCGACATTTGGCTACCTTATAGGGTTTGCACTAGCAGCATTCATAATAGGTTTCATCATTGAAAGAGTAGATTCGCCAATGAAAATACATTTTATTGGTGCAAATATTGTGGGGCTTATTCTTATTTATGCGGTTGCAGTACCTTACTTATATTTATCATTGAATTTTTGGCTTCACATGAAAACGAGCTGGTCTCATATATTTGTAGTCGGCTTTTTAAATAGTATTGTTGCAGATTTTTGCTTAGCCATTGCTTCTGCACTGCTAGCCGAACGCTTATATAAGGTATTTCAGTCAGTTAGAGCAGCGAAAATTATGCAAATAGAAAGGGAGAATGTTTAGTGGATTGGTTACAGTTAGCAGAGGGCGTTATTGCAGGAAAGATGATTAGTAATGACGAGGCTCTTGCCATGTTAAATAGTGATGATGATGAGCTTTTAAAGATAATAGCTGGTGCATTCGCCATTCGTAAGCATTATTATGGCAAAAAAGTA
This window harbors:
- a CDS encoding biotin transporter BioY; translation: MFKRQSTQSLVMIAMFAALTAIGAFIKIPLPVVPFTLQIVFVFLAGSLLGSRNGFQSQLVYIGVGLVGLPVFTQGGGITYVLQPTFGYLIGFALAAFIIGFIIERVDSPMKIHFIGANIVGLILIYAVAVPYLYLSLNFWLHMKTSWSHIFVVGFLNSIVADFCLAIASALLAERLYKVFQSVRAAKIMQIERENV
- the bioA gene encoding adenosylmethionine--8-amino-7-oxononanoate transaminase, whose protein sequence is MKQVLTDLQARDLRHVWHPCSQMKDYEQFPPIVIKKGQGVWLYDENNHRYLDAVSSWWVNLFGHANPRISQVLSDQAFTLEHTIFANFTHEPAIKVAEKLVALTPEGLNKVFFADNGSSAIEVALKMSFQYHMQTGKTAKKRYLALTDAYHGETLGALSVGGVGLYNEVYQPLLLDTVRAQGPDCFRCPFQDKLESCHAQCIQFVEEELNTHHEEITAVIIEPLIQAAAGMKMYPPIYLKRLRELCTAYDVHLIADEIAVGFGRTGTIFACEQAGIAPDFMCLSKGLTGGYLPLSAVLTTDDIYNAFYDDYGTMRAFLHSHSYSGNPLACRVALEVLTMFEEEQVIDMIQNKGERMRALALEAFERLPYVGEYRQIGLVGAIELVANHRTKEPFPSEARIGYQIYQRALAKGLLIRPLGNTLYFMPPYIISDDEMHFMVHTTKETIVQFFEDWEGLNCLNDNQHSHLS
- a CDS encoding DNA-binding response regulator; translated protein: MVNEKILIVEDDIDIMEVLSLTIANANYLVFKASTIYEGWEAAVKQKPDLILLDVNLPDGNGFELARRIREVSDAIIIFVTVNHLIDHKLEGFEVGADDYITKPFIPKELLARIQANLKRKTTSIRNPILHIDNLVIHFDEKNVYKNGKRLNLFTKEKLLLFFLIEHANKVISVDQLIDNVWGQDGVTDSKTVSVHISTLRRKIEDVPAKPKWIQTVRGFGYQFVYKK
- the bioD gene encoding dethiobiotin synthase, which produces MQHFWVVGTDTDVGKTAVTTLLMRQLQRQNLRVTPYKPVQTGEVHENDCCYYYDTAIYEKYSLQVLKQENLNGYSFKEAASPHFAAQLEAQEINVSYLLQQIQLLQLSNDIVICEGAGGLFVPLDLKSELTLLDVIVQSKLPVVLVTRTTLGTINHTLLTIEALLTRNIDILGIVFNGDSGSLIEQDNMKTILQFQDLPYASIPQFQEISQLVDYSISHTSLFERLVNYETSAN